One region of Candidatus Zixiibacteriota bacterium genomic DNA includes:
- the nrfD gene encoding polysulfide reductase NrfD, translated as MDPKVNGQLQHDWGWLIAVYLFLGGVGGGAYTIAAVNRFLGTGLELSTTVGLWIGFPALLIGTLFLIADLGSPSRAVLAAMKPGTSWIARGTLIIACFMILSFMHLILHQFTNVGATAGGKTTIDVIAIAGLVFAIGTMAYTGILLSASKGIPFWRSGVVPVVFVVSATVTGHFAIMLGITLFGTTAATLEPLWTMALEAAGLVVLEVLVIIFFLQAAFRQPDPRESAMRILRKRMFIIGYFILGLAAPLILMLIVYRSTAEAGTGVSTVVAIGAILGLVGGLILRQAVLICGALPTLNIAGFEFRRIHRPKEPKPDIGLLPPK; from the coding sequence ATGGATCCGAAAGTTAATGGTCAGTTGCAACATGACTGGGGTTGGCTTATTGCCGTCTACTTATTTCTCGGAGGCGTCGGCGGCGGAGCTTACACGATCGCCGCCGTCAACAGATTCCTGGGAACAGGTCTCGAACTGTCTACGACCGTTGGGCTGTGGATCGGTTTCCCGGCTCTCCTGATTGGAACTCTCTTCCTCATTGCGGACCTTGGTTCGCCGAGCCGAGCCGTTCTCGCCGCCATGAAGCCAGGGACTTCCTGGATCGCCCGCGGCACCTTGATAATTGCGTGTTTCATGATCTTGTCGTTCATGCATCTGATCCTTCATCAGTTCACGAATGTCGGTGCGACGGCCGGAGGCAAAACTACCATTGACGTCATCGCTATTGCGGGACTCGTGTTTGCCATCGGGACGATGGCCTACACTGGTATCCTGCTCAGCGCGTCCAAAGGGATACCGTTCTGGCGCTCGGGTGTGGTGCCGGTGGTATTCGTTGTCTCTGCGACGGTGACTGGTCATTTCGCTATCATGCTCGGTATAACGTTGTTCGGTACGACCGCTGCCACACTGGAGCCTCTGTGGACAATGGCGCTCGAAGCGGCCGGCCTGGTAGTTCTGGAAGTGCTTGTAATCATTTTCTTCCTGCAGGCTGCTTTTCGTCAGCCCGACCCCAGAGAATCGGCGATGCGCATCCTGCGCAAGCGCATGTTCATCATCGGATACTTCATCCTTGGACTGGCCGCGCCGCTAATTCTGATGCTAATCGTATATCGCTCAACAGCCGAAGCTGGAACAGGCGTTTCCACCGTCGTTGCGATTGGTGCGATATTAGGACTGGTGGGCGGACTGATCCTGAGACAGGCAGTTCTAATTTGTGGTGCTCTGCCAACGCTAAACATAGCTGGTTTCGAGTTCCGTCGGATCCACCGACCCAAGGAGCCGAAGCCGGACATCGGCTTGCTTCCGCCCAAGTAA
- a CDS encoding MOSC domain-containing protein has product MTEYGEVYRLSISARKGSGKSNIGEVSFIENFGIVGDAHAGSERQVSLLPFEAFDLVRERLPDVKPGDFAENITTRGIDFSFSTVGDQLRIGDGVRLVITQIGKECHNDCQIRQAVGDCIMPRLGIFASIAEGGLVRVGDRIRWENSSV; this is encoded by the coding sequence ATGACTGAATACGGTGAGGTGTATCGTCTTTCGATTTCTGCCCGGAAGGGATCGGGAAAGAGCAATATCGGTGAGGTGTCGTTCATAGAGAATTTCGGCATCGTTGGTGATGCTCACGCCGGATCGGAGCGCCAGGTATCGCTGTTGCCGTTTGAGGCATTTGACCTCGTTCGTGAGCGCCTGCCTGACGTAAAGCCCGGCGACTTTGCCGAGAACATTACCACGCGCGGCATCGATTTTTCATTCAGCACAGTGGGCGACCAATTGCGCATCGGTGACGGCGTGCGACTGGTGATCACCCAAATCGGGAAGGAATGTCACAACGACTGCCAGATTCGGCAGGCGGTGGGAGATTGTATCATGCCGCGCCTGGGCATATTCGCCTCAATCGCTGAGGGTGGGCTGGTTCGGGTCGGCGACAGAATCCGCTGGGAAAACAGCAGTGTTTGA
- the fdhD gene encoding formate dehydrogenase accessory sulfurtransferase FdhD has protein sequence MTEDRPDQSPEAVRYVLADRISTGDAADQPKEEEVCVVVEVPMTIDVEGVETYTLLCTPTDRRALAVGFLLTEGIVEQMGDFEALKKCDDDPNIIRVRLADRIPRIGDAGRNLMIVSSCGACGSENLKERIDALPSVDDTLRIKAKLLRSVHGALRKRQSLFEASGGTHAAAVYDEAGKILSYAEDTGRHNALDKAIGKCLLADIRTSGRGAALTSRLSLEMVGKCARAGIELITAVSAPTSMAIDVASKCNITLCAFVRETRATVFTHSARVICTGG, from the coding sequence TTGACCGAGGATAGACCAGACCAGTCTCCAGAAGCCGTGCGGTACGTGCTGGCGGATCGCATCTCGACGGGAGATGCTGCGGATCAGCCTAAGGAGGAGGAAGTCTGTGTCGTCGTGGAAGTCCCTATGACGATCGACGTGGAGGGCGTGGAAACTTATACACTTCTGTGCACTCCCACCGACAGGCGAGCCTTGGCGGTTGGTTTCCTTCTTACCGAGGGCATCGTCGAGCAGATGGGCGATTTCGAAGCTCTCAAGAAATGCGACGATGATCCTAACATCATTCGCGTCCGGTTGGCTGACAGGATTCCGAGGATCGGCGATGCAGGCCGTAATTTGATGATCGTTTCTTCCTGCGGAGCATGCGGGAGTGAGAATCTCAAGGAGCGAATTGATGCACTGCCAAGCGTCGACGATACGTTAAGAATCAAGGCCAAACTGCTGCGTTCCGTCCACGGCGCCCTACGCAAGCGGCAGAGTCTGTTCGAAGCAAGTGGTGGGACACATGCAGCGGCTGTATATGATGAGGCCGGAAAGATTCTCTCCTACGCCGAGGACACTGGCCGCCACAATGCGCTCGACAAGGCAATCGGAAAGTGCCTGCTGGCCGACATCCGGACCTCCGGTCGGGGGGCGGCGCTCACCAGCCGACTCAGCCTGGAGATGGTTGGCAAGTGCGCTCGCGCTGGGATCGAATTGATCACCGCCGTATCCGCTCCGACATCAATGGCGATCGACGTGGCGAGCAAATGCAACATCACGCTATGTGCTTTTGTTCGTGAGACGCGCGCAACTGTGTTCACACATTCCGCCCGAGTTATCTGTACAGGCGGGTAG
- a CDS encoding CoA transferase, translating to MNDASATELSLTGYRVLDLSRILAGPYCTMILGDQGAEVIKVEQPGTGDDTRTWGPPFSGGESAYYLCCNRNKKSIVIDLKQPAGLELVRDLVKVSDVLVENFTPGLTKRFGLDYGTLHELNPRLIYASITAYGHDGPYRERPGYDMVLSAVGGLMWITGEQDGNPCKVGVAVTDVLTGVYASSAITSALLWRERSGRGQFLDISLLDVQVSGLANIASNYLVAGKEAQRWGTAHESIIPYQVFNTKDRPIAIAVANQKLWVNFCKLVGKEGWLSDQRFESNPKRVENRETLLPLVAALFAQKTCDEWMELLVGAAIPCGPVNNMQHLFDDPQVRHRGMIAEVPHPTIGTLRLTGIPIKASETPGTIRLHPPLLGEHTDEVLSGVLDYSSDQIEVLKAQGAVT from the coding sequence ATGAATGATGCTTCCGCAACTGAGCTATCGTTAACAGGGTACCGGGTTCTCGACCTGTCCCGGATTCTTGCCGGTCCATACTGCACCATGATTCTCGGGGATCAAGGCGCCGAGGTGATTAAGGTGGAGCAGCCGGGCACCGGCGATGATACCCGCACCTGGGGACCACCTTTCTCCGGCGGTGAAAGCGCCTACTATCTTTGCTGCAACCGGAACAAGAAATCAATCGTCATCGACCTCAAGCAACCTGCGGGCTTGGAACTCGTACGCGATCTGGTCAAAGTCTCCGATGTCCTGGTTGAGAATTTCACACCCGGTTTGACGAAACGCTTCGGTCTGGACTACGGAACGCTTCACGAACTCAACCCGCGACTGATCTACGCCTCCATCACGGCATACGGTCACGATGGCCCTTATCGGGAACGGCCCGGATACGATATGGTGCTCTCCGCTGTCGGCGGTCTCATGTGGATTACCGGCGAACAGGACGGGAACCCATGCAAAGTCGGTGTGGCGGTCACCGATGTGCTCACGGGTGTCTACGCGTCGAGTGCGATCACCTCCGCCCTGTTATGGCGGGAACGCTCCGGCCGGGGACAATTCCTCGACATCAGTCTCCTCGACGTCCAGGTCTCCGGTCTGGCCAACATCGCCAGTAACTACCTGGTCGCAGGCAAGGAGGCCCAGCGCTGGGGTACTGCGCACGAGTCGATTATTCCTTATCAGGTATTTAACACCAAGGACCGTCCGATTGCAATCGCGGTGGCGAATCAGAAACTATGGGTTAATTTCTGCAAGCTGGTCGGCAAGGAGGGCTGGCTGAGTGACCAGCGGTTCGAGTCTAATCCCAAGCGCGTCGAGAATCGCGAGACACTCCTGCCGCTTGTCGCCGCGTTGTTCGCTCAGAAGACGTGTGATGAGTGGATGGAACTGCTGGTCGGCGCAGCGATTCCGTGCGGTCCAGTCAACAATATGCAGCATCTGTTTGACGATCCGCAGGTGCGGCACAGGGGCATGATCGCCGAAGTGCCACATCCCACAATCGGCACGCTCCGTCTCACCGGAATACCTATTAAGGCTTCCGAAACGCCGGGAACCATTCGCCTTCACCCACCCCTCCTTGGCGAGCACACGGACGAGGTGCTGTCCGGAGTGCTGGATTACTCATCCGATCAAATCGAGGTGTTGAAAGCTCAGGGTGCAGTCACATAA
- a CDS encoding 4Fe-4S dicluster domain-containing protein — MVIDLKRCYGCYACAMACKTANHTPPGVFWARVLMSEVGTYPNAVRQALPVLCMQCEEPSCMEVCPTGATQKRDDGIVIVEKDKCMGCKYCMMACPYGARYSVEKWESYFPDGLPLSPLEEFQKKAWEKKSGVGVATKCDFCLDRIVEGKQPACVEACPAKARIFGLIDDPNSEVSILIKKERGQVLNLEFGNKPKVYYLFPR, encoded by the coding sequence ATGGTCATCGATCTCAAGAGGTGCTACGGGTGTTACGCCTGCGCCATGGCCTGCAAGACCGCGAACCATACGCCACCGGGCGTTTTCTGGGCACGTGTGCTAATGAGTGAGGTGGGCACTTATCCCAATGCCGTCCGGCAAGCCCTTCCTGTGCTTTGCATGCAGTGCGAGGAACCATCGTGTATGGAAGTGTGTCCTACTGGAGCCACACAGAAGCGGGACGACGGGATCGTGATAGTGGAAAAAGACAAGTGTATGGGATGCAAGTACTGCATGATGGCGTGTCCTTATGGCGCGCGGTACAGCGTGGAGAAGTGGGAGAGTTATTTCCCCGATGGACTCCCTCTTTCGCCTCTGGAGGAGTTCCAGAAAAAGGCGTGGGAGAAAAAATCAGGCGTCGGCGTGGCGACGAAATGCGATTTTTGCCTGGACAGGATCGTCGAGGGCAAACAGCCGGCGTGCGTAGAGGCGTGCCCTGCCAAGGCACGTATATTCGGACTTATCGACGACCCGAACAGCGAAGTGTCCATCCTGATCAAGAAGGAGCGCGGGCAGGTACTGAATCTGGAGTTCGGGAACAAGCCCAAGGTGTACTACCTCTTTCCGAGGTGA
- the mobB gene encoding molybdopterin-guanine dinucleotide biosynthesis protein B: MVELAVVGAKNSGKTTVVEGLVSYLVGEGYRVATVKHTSHSHRFDTRGKDSYRHRQAGAGLTVAVSDEEVAIFTRPDLLDICQLQHITRRQIDIWIIEGDWQADRPKVLVTRHLKELPGTLPDNVVATIGPERVSEVPAHFEAGDHGGLGSLVSSTILDKKTETRE, translated from the coding sequence ATGGTTGAGCTTGCTGTGGTGGGGGCCAAGAATTCAGGCAAGACCACCGTAGTTGAAGGTCTGGTCAGCTATCTTGTCGGCGAGGGCTATCGAGTGGCGACCGTTAAGCACACTTCGCATTCGCATCGGTTTGACACGCGCGGCAAGGATAGCTATCGCCACCGCCAGGCTGGCGCCGGATTAACAGTCGCTGTGAGTGATGAGGAAGTTGCAATCTTTACGCGACCGGATTTGCTGGATATTTGTCAACTTCAGCACATAACCCGCCGGCAGATCGATATCTGGATTATCGAGGGCGATTGGCAAGCCGATCGCCCCAAGGTACTGGTCACGCGCCATTTGAAGGAATTGCCCGGTACGCTGCCCGATAATGTCGTGGCGACAATCGGTCCGGAACGGGTTAGCGAAGTGCCCGCGCACTTTGAAGCCGGGGATCATGGCGGACTGGGCTCTCTTGTGAGCAGTACCATTCTTGATAAGAAAACGGAGACTCGAGAGTGA
- a CDS encoding molybdenum cofactor guanylyltransferase, which translates to MIRSDFTAYVLAGGSSHRMKVDKLFIQIDGQSLLERTVATCEACFRQVKLVAGASAKFSSLDYAVVLDSPRARGPMAGVIAALEDCDTDSCFLTAADLFDLSTEVIASVVTQYRGQQYLGLIEPSGVQPLCGVYHKSSLEVLYRCGQDGEFRMAEALNALDHGGITLPAGQWRNINSPEDLAFGGVNG; encoded by the coding sequence ATGATTAGAAGTGACTTCACTGCCTATGTACTCGCCGGCGGCAGCAGTCACCGGATGAAAGTCGACAAGCTGTTCATACAAATAGATGGCCAGTCATTGCTTGAACGCACTGTAGCTACCTGTGAAGCCTGTTTCAGACAGGTTAAGCTGGTAGCAGGGGCCTCGGCCAAATTCTCGTCGCTTGACTACGCGGTGGTGTTGGACAGCCCCAGGGCGCGTGGTCCTATGGCGGGTGTTATTGCCGCTCTCGAGGACTGCGATACTGACAGCTGCTTTCTGACAGCGGCCGATCTGTTTGATCTGAGTACCGAAGTGATTGCATCAGTGGTTACTCAATACCGCGGTCAGCAGTATCTGGGTTTGATTGAACCGAGCGGTGTGCAGCCCTTGTGCGGAGTCTATCATAAGTCTTCACTCGAAGTTCTCTATCGATGCGGGCAGGATGGTGAATTTCGTATGGCGGAGGCTCTGAACGCATTGGATCACGGCGGAATAACCTTGCCTGCAGGTCAGTGGCGGAATATAAATAGTCCAGAGGACCTGGCGTTTGGGGGTGTCAATGGTTGA
- a CDS encoding radical SAM protein translates to MSHTPRYLRVSLLSTCNLQCSYCQPGGKYRPAVLAVEDKVCSAIRFLHGSGIRKIRFTGGEPTLSKGLCRLVSFVKAMDKDVHTAITSNGVLLESKAKELSRAGLDSANISLDTLDPAKFRALTGSHVLNRVISGIDAAAEYIGDVKLNCVLIRGVNDDEADRLISFANSRGLDIRFIEFMPNRYSASGDPRFVSSEEIRSRLPWDFRAAPTGANSAARYFTDPSLGIRVGFISSVSSPFCAGCDRIRLTADGLLHTCLYDSNNINLFDLLADDSRRAQAEFMELARLKRFRGCHNAAKPTTSLPSFSAIGG, encoded by the coding sequence ATGAGTCATACGCCCAGATACCTGCGTGTGTCGCTGCTATCGACCTGCAATCTGCAGTGTTCGTACTGCCAGCCTGGAGGCAAATACCGACCGGCGGTTTTGGCGGTGGAAGACAAAGTGTGTTCGGCTATTAGGTTCCTACATGGCTCTGGCATAAGAAAAATCCGTTTCACGGGAGGCGAGCCAACATTATCCAAAGGCCTGTGTCGACTGGTATCCTTTGTCAAAGCAATGGATAAGGATGTTCACACCGCTATCACGAGCAACGGCGTTCTTCTCGAGTCCAAGGCAAAGGAGTTGTCTAGGGCCGGACTGGATTCTGCAAACATAAGCCTCGACACACTTGATCCAGCGAAGTTTCGAGCGCTGACCGGCAGTCACGTTCTGAACCGGGTAATATCCGGGATTGACGCAGCTGCCGAGTATATCGGCGACGTCAAACTGAACTGTGTATTGATCCGAGGTGTCAATGATGATGAAGCTGACCGGTTGATTTCATTTGCCAACAGTCGCGGACTGGACATCCGGTTCATAGAATTCATGCCGAATCGTTACAGTGCTTCCGGTGATCCGCGGTTTGTCTCGAGCGAAGAAATCCGCTCTCGGCTGCCTTGGGACTTTCGGGCAGCACCGACTGGGGCCAACAGCGCGGCTCGGTACTTCACGGATCCCTCACTCGGGATAAGAGTCGGATTCATCAGTTCGGTCAGCAGCCCGTTCTGCGCTGGCTGCGATCGAATTAGATTAACTGCCGACGGTCTGCTGCATACCTGTCTCTATGATTCCAACAATATCAATCTTTTCGATCTACTTGCGGATGATTCCAGGCGGGCTCAAGCGGAATTCATGGAATTAGCGCGGCTGAAGCGATTCCGAGGTTGCCATAATGCGGCCAAGCCAACCACCTCCTTGCCATCTTTCTCCGCCATTGGAGGTTAG